Proteins encoded in a region of the Sander lucioperca isolate FBNREF2018 chromosome 4, SLUC_FBN_1.2, whole genome shotgun sequence genome:
- the LOC116057206 gene encoding ADP-ribosylation factor-binding protein GGA1-like isoform X2 codes for MAAAPPDEVTLQSRINKATNPLNKETDWDNIKGFFDQLNNEPDGPQLATRLLAHKIQSPQEWEAMQALMVLETCMKNCGKRFHSEVGKFRFLNELIKVVSPKYLGTRAPEPVKKKVLEIMYSWTVRLPGETKIADAYQMLKKQGIVKLDPVLPDDKPLPPPPPRAKNVIFEDEEKSKMLSRLLNSTHPEDLIAANKLIKEMVQEDQKRVEKVSKRLNAIQEVKESVNLLSQLLEGYSKQSCSQSNQELIKDLYQRCEKMRPTLFRLASDTEDSDEALAEILEANDSLTQVINMYRQLVKGEDVSKDGITSPSQPGSSSSALVDLMGLNSSVNTALSSPEPSSLQTLTHNMGISLLDDELMSLGLNLTENFDSQNTFQHSDGTESSATSAPAAVLLPAVVQTAQAPPTVGPTPSPKPMEELEMLGKTLLQQSLPPESQQVKWDKFQPQSRVSLRDMQTKSAANCRAAPNVTPASSGPAPAPAPGPASSLSLHSELPDTLLLSNLSFAAATDPYDNISLAEVTVSLEAIKPSSLLPVTVFDKHSLRVLFTFARDCPPSRPDVLVVIISMLSSAPIPVTNIRFQAAVPKVMKVKLQPPSSTELPAFNPILPPAAITQILLLANPHKEKVRLRYKLTFNLGEQSHDESGDVDQFPPPNTWGNL; via the exons ATGGCGGCGGCGCCTCCGGATGAGGTAACCCTGCAGTCTCGCATCA ACAAGGCCACCAACCCTTTGAATAAGGAGACTGACTGGGACAATATCAAAGGATTTTTTGATCAGCTCAACAATGAACCAGACGG TCCCCAGCTCGCAACCAGACTTCTGGCCCACAAGATCCAGTCGCCTCAAGAGTGGGAGGCTATGCAAGCGCTTATG GTTCTTGAGACGTGCATGAAGAACTGTGGAAAGCGATTTCACAGTGAAGTGGGAAAGTTTCGCTTTCTCAACGAGCTCATCAAAGTGGTGTCGCCCAAG TATCTGGGTACCCGGGCTCCAGAGCCAGTGAAGAAGAAAGTATTAGAAATAATGTACAGCTGGACAGTGAGGCTGCCCGGTGAGACCAAGATAGCGGACGCCTATCAGATGCTGAAAAAACAGG GCATTGTCAAACTGGACCCTGTGCTTCCTGATGACAAGCCCCTCCCACCCCCTCCACCCAGAGCCAAAAATGTCATCTTTGAGGATGAGGAGAAATCCAAG ATGCTGTCTCGCTTATTGAACAGCACTCACCCGGAAGATCTAATAGCAGCAAACAAGCTCATTAAGGAAATGGTCCAGGAG GACCAAAAGCGTGTGGAGAAGGTATCAAAGCGATTGAACGCCATCCAGGAGGTGAAAGAGAGTGTCAACCTGCTGAGCCAGCTGCTGGAGGGCTACAGCAAGCAGAGCTGCTCCCAGAGCAACCAGGAGCTCATTAAG GATCTTTACCAGCGCTGTGAAAAGATGAGGCCTACACTGTTCCGATTAGCAAGCGATACAGAGGACAGCGATGAAGCCTTAG CGGAAATCTTAGAGGCCAATGACAGCCTGACACAGGTCATCAACATGTACAGACAGCTGGTAAAGGGGGAGGATGTGTCAAAGGATGGCATAACCTCGCCCTCACAACCAG GCAGCAGTAGCTCAGCACTCGTAGACCTGATGGGACTTAACTCATCCGTCAACACGGCACTATCCAGCCCCGAGCCCTCCAGCCTCCAGACCCTGACTCATAACATGGGCATCAGCCTCTTGGATGATGAGCTCATGTCACTGG GTCTGAATTTAACGGAAAACTTCGACTCTCAGAACACTTTTCAG CATTCTGATGGCACAGAATCATCTGCAACATCGGCCCCTGCTGCCGTGTTGCTACCAGCTGTGGTCCAAACAGCGCAGGCGCCGCCAACAGTGGGCCCCACTCCTTCTCCTAAACCCATGGAAGAGCTAGAAATGTTGGGGAAGACATTGTTACAGCAGTCCCTACCTCCAGAGAGCCAGCAGGTCAAATG GGATAAGTTCCAACCTCAATCCAGAGTCAGTTTACGAGATATGCAGACCAAGTCCGCCGCCAACTGTAGAGCCGCTCCTAATGTAACCCCCGCCTCCTCTGGTCCTGCTCCTGCTCCTGCTCCAGGCCCCGCGTCCAGCCTGAGCCTCCATTCAGAGCTGCCTGacactctcctcctctccaatCTGAGTTTCGCAGCTGCTACCGACCCCTACGACAACATCTCTCTAGCTGAGGTTACCGTGTCTCTGGAAGCAATCAAACCTA GCAGCTTATTACCAGTGACTGTATTCGACAAACACAGTCTCCGGGTTTTATTCACCTTTGCCCGTGACTGTCCTCCATCACGGCCTGACGTGCTGGTGGTGATCATCTCCATGCTGTCCTCCGCCCCCATTCCTGTCACCAACATCCGCTTTCAGGCAGCTGTACCAAAG GTGATGAAAGTGAAGCTGCAGCCTCCCTCTAGCACTGAGCTCCCAGCCTTCAATCCCATCCTGCCTCCCGCCGCCATCACACAGATCCTGCTGTTGGCCAACCCTCACAAG GAAAAGGTACGTTTGCGGTACAAGCTGACATTCAACCTGGGCGAGCAATCTCACGATGAGTCTGGTGATGTGGACCAGTTCCCACCCCCAAACACCTGGGGGAACCTTTAG
- the LOC116057206 gene encoding ADP-ribosylation factor-binding protein GGA1-like isoform X1: protein MAAAPPDEVTLQSRINKATNPLNKETDWDNIKGFFDQLNNEPDGPQLATRLLAHKIQSPQEWEAMQALMVLETCMKNCGKRFHSEVGKFRFLNELIKVVSPKYLGTRAPEPVKKKVLEIMYSWTVRLPGETKIADAYQMLKKQGIVKLDPVLPDDKPLPPPPPRAKNVIFEDEEKSKMLSRLLNSTHPEDLIAANKLIKEMVQEDQKRVEKVSKRLNAIQEVKESVNLLSQLLEGYSKQSCSQSNQELIKDLYQRCEKMRPTLFRLASDTEDSDEALAEILEANDSLTQVINMYRQLVKGEDVSKDGITSPSQPGSSSSALVDLMGLNSSVNTALSSPEPSSLQTLTHNMGISLLDDELMSLGLNLTENFDSQNTFQVQVHSDGTESSATSAPAAVLLPAVVQTAQAPPTVGPTPSPKPMEELEMLGKTLLQQSLPPESQQVKWDKFQPQSRVSLRDMQTKSAANCRAAPNVTPASSGPAPAPAPGPASSLSLHSELPDTLLLSNLSFAAATDPYDNISLAEVTVSLEAIKPSSLLPVTVFDKHSLRVLFTFARDCPPSRPDVLVVIISMLSSAPIPVTNIRFQAAVPKVMKVKLQPPSSTELPAFNPILPPAAITQILLLANPHKEKVRLRYKLTFNLGEQSHDESGDVDQFPPPNTWGNL from the exons ATGGCGGCGGCGCCTCCGGATGAGGTAACCCTGCAGTCTCGCATCA ACAAGGCCACCAACCCTTTGAATAAGGAGACTGACTGGGACAATATCAAAGGATTTTTTGATCAGCTCAACAATGAACCAGACGG TCCCCAGCTCGCAACCAGACTTCTGGCCCACAAGATCCAGTCGCCTCAAGAGTGGGAGGCTATGCAAGCGCTTATG GTTCTTGAGACGTGCATGAAGAACTGTGGAAAGCGATTTCACAGTGAAGTGGGAAAGTTTCGCTTTCTCAACGAGCTCATCAAAGTGGTGTCGCCCAAG TATCTGGGTACCCGGGCTCCAGAGCCAGTGAAGAAGAAAGTATTAGAAATAATGTACAGCTGGACAGTGAGGCTGCCCGGTGAGACCAAGATAGCGGACGCCTATCAGATGCTGAAAAAACAGG GCATTGTCAAACTGGACCCTGTGCTTCCTGATGACAAGCCCCTCCCACCCCCTCCACCCAGAGCCAAAAATGTCATCTTTGAGGATGAGGAGAAATCCAAG ATGCTGTCTCGCTTATTGAACAGCACTCACCCGGAAGATCTAATAGCAGCAAACAAGCTCATTAAGGAAATGGTCCAGGAG GACCAAAAGCGTGTGGAGAAGGTATCAAAGCGATTGAACGCCATCCAGGAGGTGAAAGAGAGTGTCAACCTGCTGAGCCAGCTGCTGGAGGGCTACAGCAAGCAGAGCTGCTCCCAGAGCAACCAGGAGCTCATTAAG GATCTTTACCAGCGCTGTGAAAAGATGAGGCCTACACTGTTCCGATTAGCAAGCGATACAGAGGACAGCGATGAAGCCTTAG CGGAAATCTTAGAGGCCAATGACAGCCTGACACAGGTCATCAACATGTACAGACAGCTGGTAAAGGGGGAGGATGTGTCAAAGGATGGCATAACCTCGCCCTCACAACCAG GCAGCAGTAGCTCAGCACTCGTAGACCTGATGGGACTTAACTCATCCGTCAACACGGCACTATCCAGCCCCGAGCCCTCCAGCCTCCAGACCCTGACTCATAACATGGGCATCAGCCTCTTGGATGATGAGCTCATGTCACTGG GTCTGAATTTAACGGAAAACTTCGACTCTCAGAACACTTTTCAGGTGCAAGTT CATTCTGATGGCACAGAATCATCTGCAACATCGGCCCCTGCTGCCGTGTTGCTACCAGCTGTGGTCCAAACAGCGCAGGCGCCGCCAACAGTGGGCCCCACTCCTTCTCCTAAACCCATGGAAGAGCTAGAAATGTTGGGGAAGACATTGTTACAGCAGTCCCTACCTCCAGAGAGCCAGCAGGTCAAATG GGATAAGTTCCAACCTCAATCCAGAGTCAGTTTACGAGATATGCAGACCAAGTCCGCCGCCAACTGTAGAGCCGCTCCTAATGTAACCCCCGCCTCCTCTGGTCCTGCTCCTGCTCCTGCTCCAGGCCCCGCGTCCAGCCTGAGCCTCCATTCAGAGCTGCCTGacactctcctcctctccaatCTGAGTTTCGCAGCTGCTACCGACCCCTACGACAACATCTCTCTAGCTGAGGTTACCGTGTCTCTGGAAGCAATCAAACCTA GCAGCTTATTACCAGTGACTGTATTCGACAAACACAGTCTCCGGGTTTTATTCACCTTTGCCCGTGACTGTCCTCCATCACGGCCTGACGTGCTGGTGGTGATCATCTCCATGCTGTCCTCCGCCCCCATTCCTGTCACCAACATCCGCTTTCAGGCAGCTGTACCAAAG GTGATGAAAGTGAAGCTGCAGCCTCCCTCTAGCACTGAGCTCCCAGCCTTCAATCCCATCCTGCCTCCCGCCGCCATCACACAGATCCTGCTGTTGGCCAACCCTCACAAG GAAAAGGTACGTTTGCGGTACAAGCTGACATTCAACCTGGGCGAGCAATCTCACGATGAGTCTGGTGATGTGGACCAGTTCCCACCCCCAAACACCTGGGGGAACCTTTAG